In Crassostrea angulata isolate pt1a10 chromosome 6, ASM2561291v2, whole genome shotgun sequence, a genomic segment contains:
- the LOC128186904 gene encoding uncharacterized protein LOC128186904 — translation MYFKESLSHLDWVQLHVFSDASELAVSAVAYLRSCYKGEISVSFIMGKAKLAPSKGHTIPRLELCAALLATEVGEFIRKNLQTTLEEIRYHTDSKVVLGYLNNKTRRFFNYVSNRVERILSVTEPKQWFYVSTVDNPADHGTRGLRSVGDLQEKWLKGPSFLIHPELSATQEYSLVSPELDKEIRIEVKKTTCALDEDFADRCNRFSRWHKLVSVITLIKGRARRRFKRKGGNEPVRLREESEEVLIKIIQKQAYGDEIASLSTKSPVSRASPLCRLSPVLDEKGILRVGGRLSQSSLPVEQRNPIILPGKSHLTVLLVRHIHELVHHQGRLITEGALRNHGYWVTGSKRVVSSLLHKCIVCRKLRGNFEYQKMADLPTDRIEPGPPFTSVGVDTFGPWMVISRKTRGGMAHNKRWALLFTCLTTRAVHIEVVEDMTSSSVINAIRRLVAIRGEVREFRSDRGTNFVGAADEMKTNVVNIEDEPFKDHLDRHGITWIFNAPHSSHMGGVWERMIGIARRILDSMFLRQQREITHEVLVTLMAEVSAIINSRPITAISYDSNAPMILSPSLLLTQRTTGCPTLCEGLDIKDIYKAQWRHVQVLANTFWKQWKEQFLQSLQSRRKWTEERPNIKIGDVILLKDSSLPRFQWPVGTVESVYPSHNDNHVRKVQVRIVRDGKPVILTRPITELVLLIN, via the coding sequence ATGTACTTTAAAGAGTCTTTGAGCCACTTGGACTGggtacaactacatgtattttcagaCGCCTCGGAGTTAGCTGTGTCAGCCGTTGCGTATCTCAGGTCTTGCTACAAAGGAGAAATCAGTGTGTCCTTTATTATGGGAAAGGCAAAACTGGCTCCCTCCAAAGGCCACACAATACCTCGCCTGGAGCTTTGCGCAGCTTTGTTGGCTACAGAAGTTGGAGAATTCATCAGGAAGAATTTACAGACCACATTAGAAGAGATTCGATACCATACAGACAGCAAGGTTGTGTTGGGCTACCTTAACAACAAAACCAGACGCTTCTTCAACTATGTCAGCAACCGCGTAGAGCGCATATTATCAGTGACAGAGCCAAAGCAATGGTTTTATGTGTCGACAGTTGACAACCCAGCAGATCATGGTACAAGGGGCCTGAGATCTGTTGGAGACCTCCAAGAAAAATGGCTTAAGGGACCGTCTTTCTTGATACACCCTGAACTCAGCGCTACACAGGAGTATTCACTCGTGTCACCTGAATTGGATAAGGAGATCAGAATTGAAGTGAAGAAAACGACTTGTGCGTTGGATGAGGATTTCGCGGACAGATGCAACAGATTCAGTCGTTGGCACAAGTTAGTTAGTGTAATAACTCTCATAAAGGGACGTGCTAGACGTCGTTTCAAAAGGAAAGGAGGAAACGAACCAGTGAGGCTGAGGGAGGAGTCTGAAGAGGTCCTAATCAAGATCATTCAGAAGCAAGCATATGGAGACGAAATAGCTTCATTGAGTACAAAGTCACCTGTCTCCAGAGCAAGTCCTCTGTGTCGTTTATCTCCTGTCTTGGACGAAAAAGGGATCCTGCGAGTTGGTGGGAGACTTTCTCAGAGCAGCCTACCAGTAGAACAGCGGAACCCAATCATTCTACCCGGAAAGTCTCATCTAACCGTTCTACTTGTACGTCATATTCATGAACTTGTGCACCACCAAGGCAGACTCATTACCGAGGGCGCTCTTCGCAACCATGGGTACTGGGTGACGGGCTCTAAGAGAGTTGTATCTTCTCTTCTACACAAATGTATAGTGTGTCGAAAGCTCAGAGGAAACTTTGAATACCAGAAGATGGCAGACTTGCCCACGGATCGCATTGAGCCAGGGCCTCCATTCACATCTGTGGGAGTAGATACGTTTGGCCCATGGATGGTTATATCAAGGAAAACTAGAGGGGGTATGGCACACAACAAGAGGTGGGCTTTGCTTTTTACCTGCCTCACAACCAGAGCAGTTCATATAGAAGTAGTAGAAGATATGACTAGTTCTTCTGTAATTAACGCAATCCGTCGCCTCGTGGCCATCAGAGGAGAGGTCAGAGAGTTTCGCTCTGACCGAGGTACCAACTTCGTTGGAGCCGCTGACGAGATGAAGACAAATGTAGTAAACATTGAAGATGAGCCATTTAAAGACCACCTAGACCGCCATGGGATAACTTGGATCTTCAACGCACCCCACTCCTCCCACATGGGTGGAGTGTGGGAACGCATGATAGGCATCGCAAGGAGGATCTTGGACTCAATGTTTCTTAGACAGCAACGTGAGATCACCCACGAAGTCCTCGTTACACTGATGGCAGAGGTCAGCGCCATCATTAACTCGAGACCCATTACTGCTATTTCATATGACTCAAACGCTCCCATGATTCTCAGTCCTTCGTTACTTCTCACTCAGAGGACCACAGGATGCCCCACTTTATGTGAAGGTTTGGATATCAAGGACATCTACAAGGCACAGTGGCGCCATGTCCAAGTTTTAGCAAACACCTTCTGGAAACAGTGGAAGGAACAGTTTCTCCAGAGCCTGCAATCTCGTCGCAAGTGGACTGAGGAAAGACCAAACATCAAAATAGGAGATGTGATTTTGCTGAAGGACTCGAGCTTACCCAGATTTCAGTGGCCGGTTGGAACCGTAGAGAGTGTGTATCCGTCTCATAATGATAACCATGTGCGTAAAGTGCAAGTTCGAATTGTAAGAGATGGTAAACCAGTAATCCTCACCCGTCCTATTACTGAACTGGTGCTGTTAATAAACTGA